Part of the Rana temporaria chromosome 11, aRanTem1.1, whole genome shotgun sequence genome, ACTTTCGAAATGTGCAGTTGCACTcatcaagtgcagttgctccagagcataGTTAATGagtagaagctctgctgacttccatcatccaatcgtgtgcaagcaaaaatatattttttttaaaacattcctTGCACACATTTGggttttctttgcaaagtgaagctttacctaatttactaagctccaaagaaactgcacttgcagatTGCGTCTGCACTTTGtaaaatgcacagtctatttgcctttagtaaatcaacccctttacttcatttactaagctctggggcaactgtGCTTGTGCAATAGTGTTTTGTGGATTTAAATATGTTTAgtatataataatacaataaatatcatTTTCTGCTCTTagctaaaagataaaaaaaagtacagtaaaatcttggattgcgagcataattttttctggaaatatgcttgtaatccaaaacacttgtatatcaaatcaaatttccccataagaaataatggaaactcaaattattcgttccacaaccatttattcataagtccttcagtttctagtccatataaaaagatggttgtgtaaccataaaaggtccatccacaaatggaagcctccacaaggggattagaagcaaaatccagcaggagctccagagtataaaagagaagagaggcgcctctaatatgttgctaaattttgtaccttcattaaatgtaaccatattgctacacttagaggcgcctctcttctcttttatactcagttgtgacataacgctactcttatatcaagacattgcttgtttatcaagtccaaatttattaaaacattttgcttatcttgaaaaatgctctcaaaccaagttactctcaaaccaaggttttactgtaaattgagcaagaaaaaataaaaactgagcaTCCTcagaaatagggatgagccgaacacccctgcgtttggttcgcaccaggacctttgaacggaccgaacgttcgcttgaacatttagaaccccattgatgtcaatgggactcgaacattcaaattaaaaagtgctaattttaaagccccatatgcaagttattgtcggaaaacgtctttgagaacccgggtcttgccccagggaacatgtattaatggaaaaaaagttttaaaaactgtatttttttcatgagcagtgattttaatgatgcagcatcattaaaaacactgctccagaaaaaacgaccatttaaaaaaagaaaaattccattgatacatgttccctggggcaagacccgggttctcaaaaacGTTTTcacaggtatactatagacacccagcaggtacaatatttaaaggaatttttatttttatttatttttttattttttatttaagcatcatgatgcttaaataaaaaataaatatatgaaaaattccattaaatattgtacctgctaggtgtctatagtatgcctgtgtagctttatggtgcacactgcagaggacacaggcaatgcaccacatgagaatactgcagctagcacaatcaactacctgccagttaattaggaagaactgatctagctaagctatacagtgtataaatatatgtacaacacctgggatgtatatatatcctctacacactgtaacattaactgactaacctgcctgctctatctacctagaaaaaatgacactctctctctctgactgatctctaaccagtgccggaacacactacacaaggccgacatgCAGGCgtctttttatagtgtggggcgtgtactaaaccccctgagccataattggccaaagccaccctggctttggccaattatggctctctgtactgacggcgctatgcttggccaatcatcggcGCGCAATGCCgctgtgaattatgggccgtgccgcgtcactcgaatttggcgcgaacgacccgttttgttcgtatttcgacggacgatcgaacatatgatgttcgattcgaacatatgttcgactcaaactcgaagctcatgccTACTCAGAAAGATACAACTGCaaatgatccagaggaaggcaaaaaaaccacATAAAGATAGTCTAAATTGATCCAATAAAAATCCTTCCTGTTCCTCAAAAGCAATTGGATAACACCCTGGATCAACATTCAGTGATGTAATTTCTTCATAATTTgaaccttttttttctctcccctgcaGCATTCAATGTTACTATAAGAAGTGATCGTAAAGGGAcctgcagagggacacacattATAAATGCATGCGTCGGCCATTGTGAATCCAGTGCATTCCCGTCCAAGTATTCTGTTTTAGTGGCCAGCGGATTCAAACACAATATAACCTCAGTGTCACAGTGCTGCACCATCAGCAAAAGGCAGACGGTAAGTACATGTAACAATCAATTAAATATTTGCAATGAACTATGGGGAGCATTCATAACAATAATTTCAACAGTTTGCTACAAATCTGCAATTTTGGTATCGAATAATTCAcattaaagaaaaacaaatacatgtataaaatatatagtgCACTAAAAGTGCCTGCTTTTCACCCTACACACATTTTTTCAATGATTCTTAATATGTtttcttttggtgtatttgtgtgttttccattttttattgTGCAAATGATTCCAAGAAAAATTATTACTaacacactgaggagtttttcaggcagtttagcgctaaaaatagcgcctaaataccgcctaaaaaaatcctgccctgcagtctcaatgtgaaagcccgagggctttcacattggagcggtgtgctagcaggaccgctccaaaagtcctgctagcagcatctttggagcggtgtgtttaccactcctccaccgctccttcccattgaaggcaatgggaaaccacggtaataccaccggcaatgcgcctctgcagaggcacattgtgggcggtattgacCCTTTTTCGGCAGCTAgccggggttaaaaccgcaccgttagtggccgaataccgccgcaattacgCACCTTCCCCccaagtgtgaaagtggcctaaaggATGACAATAATCCAGGACGATAATCCCTCTGCTGACAATAGTAAACCTTTTTTGGGTTCAGTAATTACAAAAACACTGCACTTCTATTTATAGTACATTTATCATAGTTAAAACTAGAGCTTTTTTCTCAGGAACTCCTCCTTTCGGAGTCCTCTTTAGTTTCTGTAcccatacccacctctgagctccttcgcttggttccacctcctacccaacTCCCAATACCGCCCCTTTTATAGAATACAGAGCTCAAGTTTTATTTTGTCCTACTATGTGATTTTCATGAAATTTGTTATTGATAACAAGAAAGACAGTAAAATAGATCTGATGCAGTGAGCAACAATAGGCCCcaccctagcaacaatagatcccccacacaACAATAGACTTCTGCTTCAGCAACAATGAACCCCTGCAACAAAATGCCACCCCAGAAATAATAATTCCCCAGCAACAGATCTCCCAACAAtaaacctctccctcaacagtagatccattCTAGCAACAATTGATCCCCCCAGAAAATAAGACCCTCCACCaggaacaatagacccccccccacaaaaatagATCCCAACCAGCAACCATAGATCCCCCAGcgcccagcatcaatagactatCCAGCACTTCTTTCAATTATGTACATTCATTGCTGGAGGTGGTGGAACTGTGTTCCCCCACGTTCTTGCTGAAAATAAAGCCCTGGTTAAAATGTCTAACCATTGGAAACAGCGCTGGAAACTGAAAGCAATATGTAAGCTTGGAGAactaaatatacatttttcactaCATGCTTTTTATTATCTTAAAAATAGAAGgctatagacatgtgcattctttTTCATCTGAGTGCATTTTCGTGCAATTTTCTGGGATTTTCGTGTTCATTTTAACTAACaataacgaacgtgcagaatccaaaagatccgaaataaaaaatgctttattttcgttatcattgcgacaacagtttgatatagatagaagattcgacatgacggtgatcGTCATGTCACCCtggtgggttttacttcctcttctcttccctgcaaagtaaaagcataatgggctagtatgcattgcatactagcccattatgtggcacttacctgcaaacgaagcccgcaatgtccccgTTGGTGGCTGCGCCCATCTTCAGCCTTCTACCTTCCGAGGCCATGGACTCCATCCCTGTGACTGGCCGGAaccacgtgacgtcactcccacgcatgtagCAGCAGGACACTAATGAAATCAGCCCTCTGCTCTCTATTTCAGGAAGCATGTTCACAGGCCGCACTGTGCATTGGCTCAGAATACTCACACACCCTGGGGAGGTGTGACACCATCATATGGTTTTATAAAGAGTAGAACTGGATGGAATTATATTTTAAATTTAGCACAGACCAACCTTTAGTAAGGTCTTTGATGTCATATTATTTATTTAAGTACTTCTTAAATTATGTACTTTGAAAATATACTGTCCAACATGATTAATTGTTAAAACGCTAATGGTTTGCACAAGTACTTGGTaggtgtaacggaaccccaaatgggacaggggttaaatccgttcacgatattccattccacccaagacagcttatcgacactccaaccaacaggacccaatccatcccatttcccagaataagacgagacacagctctgtgctttctggtttcaaaatgaagacaactttaatggttagctttcagtcttatatacagtttaagtatgaaaggaacaatcaaactctccaccaacaccctggggggcttcaatacaccttcagatggctaattgctaaacattctagacatctcagcgccgggctataattatcatgacctaatcactgcacattcctacattaacagaattcaaacaaaacaccatcacacaatgatttcttctcaatccacatctttagacagactttctgtctccgcatacagcttgacagaaaggtattcacacctctgagcatcaataggctttaagcagtgttatcacacaatgaaaggtcttccagaagcctgactgaattaacaactcactagccagggctaatcatagaaattagTCACttttgactggttgggtcacaattaaccaacaatttgcaatatctccaattgcaatatgagctatcagtaatgtcccctgtcctgtaatttaggatataatttctcagtcaccctatggccctatcagacataaggtgaccctagacataagactccttggtgacgccggtacaggagtaccccttagGTTCAGTTCTCTCAAGGTTCCAGCCCGAAACACACAAAACTTGCTAATAGGATGTTTGGTTTCCAGTCAAATTGATTCTgctgtgtctatctatctgtgtgtatgacttgAATGGGAATACCACTATGAAAGTTGTTTTGGAATGAAAGGACTGATGTAAATGATCTTCATAATATGTAAATTGCTGTATCTTTGGTTTTcgctatatatgaaaaaatagccTAAAACATGTCAATGTGATCCTGTCCTTTTCCAGGTGAAGGTTCGTCTGTTTTGTGGGGCATCTCGCTGGGAGGAAATCGACATTGGCTCTGCAGAATCTTGCCAATGTGATATGTGTAGTCTGGCCCGATATTAACTTATGTGCGCCACCGGAATCACCCAACCATATATACAGAGGCTTACAGTAATTGCACTATGCTTTAAAAACCTTTAAAAGTTGGGACCCTATGTACAATAAGCAGTCATCAACCAATGTAGCCATTGTACAGCTTTATCACATAGGTGCAATGTGATGGACACTTAGGTAAAGTCTGGTGCATGGAAaggtgcatttatttttattgatactCAAGGTGGAAATCGAGCTAAAACTGGTGCCTGGTGGCACCAATCCATAGGCCAGGAATTGATCAGAATTCTCATTTTAGATTAGTCCACCCAAAacttaagctggtcatacacttgtttttaatttatctttagattcaccttcaactatgtagtgcaagggtctgcctgattgcacacaaattaaaaatgtttagGTTTGAACTCATatcacatgtttttggtaaattttatgaaaaattgtacaagaaatttgtataatgtatggccagcattacatgTTTTTTTGCAGTTGATACTGGTGGGTTAAGTAGGTAACTATTTAAAGATCTGataattattagacatgtgcatttgttttcatccgaatgcattttcgtccgaatttcaggtattttcgctatcattttaacaaacgaaaacgaacgaaCAGAAtacaaaaaccgaaagatccgacataaacaaatgctttattttcgttttcgtcggtcgaatgtgcctaaccttaactctattagtccaagattattctacatagattgaaaatattcgacattatagagagaaaagattcaacattatagagagaaaagattcgacattatagagagaaaagatttgacattatagagagaaaagattcgacattatagagagaaaagtttcaacattatagagagaaaagattcaacattatagagagaaaagattcaacattatagagagaaaagatctctgctggaattgggtgggggaagtaaaataaaaatattgatgatgatgaatgttattggctgattgtaaccaaagaggaggagcagtaaaatagctagaactaacttgacaattcaacatgaacaacaaagattcgacaaaggatcgaaaaacatacaaacgtcgaatctgacatcaaaggcttatggtgtctgttgatagttctaagaagattcgatggagcagctaaactgtacgacgatgcaatcgtacatttctggtcaaatgctcggcccataggctatagaaaaattctaatgttggttgactagtaataataattaataaatataattattactagtgtcatacaacattagaattctactatagcttgtaggcggaacattcgaccggaaaataatgattgcagcgtcgtacagtttagctgctccatcgaatcttctttgaactttcgacagacagtcagacaccataagccttcaatgacagattcaaccttaattcgttcGGATTTACGGAcaaatgcaatttccaacgaaaaactaaataaataaaaacaaattttggaagtaactaaatacatttatttttcggacgaaaacgaaattccgaaacaaaatatttcagtgtgcacatgtctaataattatTAGACACAAAGCAGATAAGTGAGTCAACAAACTAGTGTCTGTCTATGAAATTTTACTTAGTTATTTTAGTTGGCTGTACCCTTCAAAAATTACAAACAACCCCTAATTATTCCTTATGCGATTAACAAAcaaagtaaatatatttttatttactatGGACCCCAGCTTGAATTTTCTGTTtggaacatttattaaaaatgaacaCTGTGTCCCCGTTGTATACCCCTTTACCCCTTAATTTATAAGGCTTTCtagttatatttatataaaatattctaTGTAAATTGTGA contains:
- the GPHA2 gene encoding glycoprotein hormone alpha-2 — translated: MYLTFAPVILIFAALTPKTQSYDAATPGCHIHPFNVTIRSDRKGTCRGTHIINACVGHCESSAFPSKYSVLVASGFKHNITSVSQCCTISKRQTVKVRLFCGASRWEEIDIGSAESCQCDMCSLARY